Proteins from a genomic interval of Asterias rubens chromosome 16, eAstRub1.3, whole genome shotgun sequence:
- the LOC117300824 gene encoding peroxisomal acyl-coenzyme A oxidase 1-like isoform X2: MASTAARAISLDPDSKINPDIQKERDTATFNTLELTYVLDGGREITERRRYVESLAFNDPDFNCKDVAFMTREEAYTNSIRIAILCIKKLKALDIHDIKEQMWYRRIADGNDMGQLGLHGSMVLHTLRNQTSEKQMAKWVGAACNWEFIATYAQTELGHGTFLRGLETTATYDPTTEEFVLHSPTLTSMKWWPGNLGKSVTHAVVAAQLYTKGKCHGVHMFMVPLRSLEDHMPLPGIELGDIGPKMGYKSIDNGFLRFTHARIPRENMLMKYAQVEPEGTYVAPPAAKLSYGSMILIRSLIVGGMGRTLAQASTIAIRYSAIRRQSELIPGAGEPQVIDYQSQQLKLFPYLAMAFAFTFSGKQMQQMFAQSLDAVSGGNFNVLPELHATAAGLKAFTSSAATAGVELLRMACGGHGYSQASGFPLLYANEAPACTYEGENTVMLLQTARFLMKCVGALKSGNPAQGVMSYLAVPPQAHCSASSEADFLNPKVLLDAYRHKAQRIIMQTAENLANTEKSGVAKPLAWNQNHLYLIRAANAHCHLSVVQTFYSALESMDAPPAVRKAMMTMFHVYAIHGISENRGDFLQDGYLTGQQLDLIDCQLIRLLVEVRPNAVALVDSFDFHDKHMASVMGRYDGNVYENMYKWAKSAPMNQQEVKDAYHLYIQPFLKENIAQAKL; this comes from the exons ATGGCGTCTACAGCTGCAAGAGCAATCTCTTTGGATCCAGATTCCAAAATCAATCCAGATATCCAGAAAGAGCGTGACACTGCCACATTTAACACCCTAGAACTCACGTATGTACTCGATGGGGGCAGAGAAATTACTGAAAGAAGGCGATACGTGg AGTCCCTGGCCTTCAATGATCCTGATTTCAATTGCAAGGATGTGGCTTTCATGACGAGGGAGGAGGCATACACTAACAGCATTCGGATTGCCATCCTGTGCATCAAGAAACTCAAAGCACTAGATATCCATGACATCAAGGAGCAAATGTGGTATCGTAG AATTGCCGATGGCAATGATATGGGACAACTTGGACTGCATGGCAGCATGGTCCTCCACACCCTGAGGAATCAGACCTCGGAAAAGCAGATGGCAAAGTGGGTAGGGGCGGCCTGCAACTGGGAGTTTATAGCCACCTACGCCCAAACTGAACTAGGTCACG GAACGTTTCTACGTGGGCTGGAGACCACAGCGACCTATGACCCCACCACAGAGGAGTTTGTGCTGCACAGTCCAACTCTGACATCCATGAAATGGTGGCCTGGAAACT TGGGCAAATCAGTGACACACGCTGTGGTTGCTGCACAACTCTACACAAAGGGCAAATGCCATGGGGTTCACATGTTTATGGTGCCTCTACGGAGCCTGGAAGACCACATGCCACTACCAG GTATTGAATTGGGTGACATTGGACCCAAGATGGGCTATAAAAGCATTGATAACGGCTTCCTACGCTTCACACATGCACGCATCCCAAGAGAGAACATGCTCATGAAGTATGCACAG GTTGAACCAGAAGGTACCTACGTTGCCCCACCAGCAGCCAAGCTTTCCTATGGCAGTATGATACTAATCCGCAGTTTGATTGTTGGTGGTATGGGTCGTACCTTAGCTCAGGCATCAACCATTGCTATTCGCTACAGTGCCATCAGGCGACAGTCAGAACTCATTCCAGG TGCGGGTGAACCTCAGGTGATAGATTACCAGAGCCAACAGCTGAAGCTTTTTCCATATCTGGCCATGGCATTTGCCTTCACATTCTCAGGTAAACAAATGCAGCAGATGTTTGCACAGAGCCTTGATGCAGTCAGCGGTGGTAACTTCAATGTCCTCCCTGAG CTTCATGCCACAGCTGCAGGGCTGAAGGCTTTCACATCCAGTGCAGCCACTGCTGGAGTAGAGCTTCTTAGGATGGCATGCGGCGGGCATGGGTACTCACAAGCCAGCGGGTTCCCCTTGCTGTATGCCAACGAAGCCCCTGCTTGCACCTACGAGGGCGAGAACACAGTCATGCTTTTGCAGACGGCTAG GTTTCTGATGAAGTGTGTCGGCGCACTGAAATCCGGCAACCCTGCACAAGGCGTCATGTCGTACCTGGCAGTGCCCCCTCAAGCTCACTGCTCAGCCAGCTCGGAGGCTGATTTCCTCAACCCAAAGGTACTTCTGGATGCCTACCGTCACAAGGCTCAAAG GATCATCATGCAGACAGCGGAGAATCTTGCTAATACTGAGAAGTCTGGTGTGGCTAAACCTCTAGCCTGGAACCAGAATCATCTGTACCTGATAAGAGCCGCAAAT GCCCACTGTCATCTCTCTGTTGTTCAGACCTTTTACTCTGCCCTAGAGAGCATGGATGCCCCTCCAGCCGTTAGGAAAGCCATGATGACTATGTTCCATGTATACGCCATCCATGGAATCAGTGAAAACAGAGGAGACTTCTTGCAG GATGGTTACTTGACTGGTCAGCAGTTGGATCTAATCGATTGTCAGTTGATCCGCCTTTTGGTTGAGGTGCGCCCCAACGCCGTAGCGCTGGTTGACTCCTTTGACTTCCATGATAAACACATGGCTTCTGTCATGGGGCGGTACGATGGCAATGTCTATGAGAACATGTACAAGTGGGCCAAGTCTGCCCCAATGAACCAGCAAGAG GTCAAAGATGCGTACCACTTATACATCCAACCATTCCTCAAGGAGAACATTGCTCAAGCTAAACTGTAG
- the LOC117300824 gene encoding peroxisomal acyl-coenzyme A oxidase 1-like isoform X1: MASTAARAISLDPDSKINPDIQKERDTATFNTLELTYVLDGGREITERRRYVESLAFNDPDFNCKDVAFMTREEAYTNSIRIAILCIKKLKALDIHDIKEQMWYRSASARGNIPSMLLHESMFMHSVFTQTSEAQMVQWTSAAQEHTILGTYAQTEMGHGTFLRGLETTATYDPTTEEFVLHSPTLTSMKWWPGNLGKSVTHAVVAAQLYTKGKCHGVHMFMVPLRSLEDHMPLPGIELGDIGPKMGYKSIDNGFLRFTHARIPRENMLMKYAQVEPEGTYVAPPAAKLSYGSMILIRSLIVGGMGRTLAQASTIAIRYSAIRRQSELIPGAGEPQVIDYQSQQLKLFPYLAMAFAFTFSGKQMQQMFAQSLDAVSGGNFNVLPELHATAAGLKAFTSSAATAGVELLRMACGGHGYSQASGFPLLYANEAPACTYEGENTVMLLQTARFLMKCVGALKSGNPAQGVMSYLAVPPQAHCSASSEADFLNPKVLLDAYRHKAQRIIMQTAENLANTEKSGVAKPLAWNQNHLYLIRAANAHCHLSVVQTFYSALESMDAPPAVRKAMMTMFHVYAIHGISENRGDFLQDGYLTGQQLDLIDCQLIRLLVEVRPNAVALVDSFDFHDKHMASVMGRYDGNVYENMYKWAKSAPMNQQEVKDAYHLYIQPFLKENIAQAKL, encoded by the exons ATGGCGTCTACAGCTGCAAGAGCAATCTCTTTGGATCCAGATTCCAAAATCAATCCAGATATCCAGAAAGAGCGTGACACTGCCACATTTAACACCCTAGAACTCACGTATGTACTCGATGGGGGCAGAGAAATTACTGAAAGAAGGCGATACGTGg AGTCCCTGGCCTTCAATGATCCTGATTTCAATTGCAAGGATGTGGCTTTCATGACGAGGGAGGAGGCATACACTAACAGCATTCGGATTGCCATCCTGTGCATCAAGAAACTCAAAGCACTAGATATCCATGACATCAAGGAGCAAATGTGGTATCGTAG TGCGTCCGCACGAGGTAACATTCCCTCAATGCTATTGCACGAGTCAATGTTCATGCACAGTGTGTTCACACAGACGTCAGAAGCTCAGATGGTGCAATGGACGAGCGCAGCGCAGGAACACACCATACTTGGCACGTATGCTCAAACTGAGATGGGACACG GAACGTTTCTACGTGGGCTGGAGACCACAGCGACCTATGACCCCACCACAGAGGAGTTTGTGCTGCACAGTCCAACTCTGACATCCATGAAATGGTGGCCTGGAAACT TGGGCAAATCAGTGACACACGCTGTGGTTGCTGCACAACTCTACACAAAGGGCAAATGCCATGGGGTTCACATGTTTATGGTGCCTCTACGGAGCCTGGAAGACCACATGCCACTACCAG GTATTGAATTGGGTGACATTGGACCCAAGATGGGCTATAAAAGCATTGATAACGGCTTCCTACGCTTCACACATGCACGCATCCCAAGAGAGAACATGCTCATGAAGTATGCACAG GTTGAACCAGAAGGTACCTACGTTGCCCCACCAGCAGCCAAGCTTTCCTATGGCAGTATGATACTAATCCGCAGTTTGATTGTTGGTGGTATGGGTCGTACCTTAGCTCAGGCATCAACCATTGCTATTCGCTACAGTGCCATCAGGCGACAGTCAGAACTCATTCCAGG TGCGGGTGAACCTCAGGTGATAGATTACCAGAGCCAACAGCTGAAGCTTTTTCCATATCTGGCCATGGCATTTGCCTTCACATTCTCAGGTAAACAAATGCAGCAGATGTTTGCACAGAGCCTTGATGCAGTCAGCGGTGGTAACTTCAATGTCCTCCCTGAG CTTCATGCCACAGCTGCAGGGCTGAAGGCTTTCACATCCAGTGCAGCCACTGCTGGAGTAGAGCTTCTTAGGATGGCATGCGGCGGGCATGGGTACTCACAAGCCAGCGGGTTCCCCTTGCTGTATGCCAACGAAGCCCCTGCTTGCACCTACGAGGGCGAGAACACAGTCATGCTTTTGCAGACGGCTAG GTTTCTGATGAAGTGTGTCGGCGCACTGAAATCCGGCAACCCTGCACAAGGCGTCATGTCGTACCTGGCAGTGCCCCCTCAAGCTCACTGCTCAGCCAGCTCGGAGGCTGATTTCCTCAACCCAAAGGTACTTCTGGATGCCTACCGTCACAAGGCTCAAAG GATCATCATGCAGACAGCGGAGAATCTTGCTAATACTGAGAAGTCTGGTGTGGCTAAACCTCTAGCCTGGAACCAGAATCATCTGTACCTGATAAGAGCCGCAAAT GCCCACTGTCATCTCTCTGTTGTTCAGACCTTTTACTCTGCCCTAGAGAGCATGGATGCCCCTCCAGCCGTTAGGAAAGCCATGATGACTATGTTCCATGTATACGCCATCCATGGAATCAGTGAAAACAGAGGAGACTTCTTGCAG GATGGTTACTTGACTGGTCAGCAGTTGGATCTAATCGATTGTCAGTTGATCCGCCTTTTGGTTGAGGTGCGCCCCAACGCCGTAGCGCTGGTTGACTCCTTTGACTTCCATGATAAACACATGGCTTCTGTCATGGGGCGGTACGATGGCAATGTCTATGAGAACATGTACAAGTGGGCCAAGTCTGCCCCAATGAACCAGCAAGAG GTCAAAGATGCGTACCACTTATACATCCAACCATTCCTCAAGGAGAACATTGCTCAAGCTAAACTGTAG